Proteins encoded together in one Impatiens glandulifera chromosome 1, dImpGla2.1, whole genome shotgun sequence window:
- the LOC124929620 gene encoding keratin, type I cytoskeletal 10-like: protein MKVLKKLNDIMDGYVSVTSRHIHGANCSGAKPLNDDEVMDIIDDDNDADELDVVLLIEFGNLSAEERQEVRVEDVIEEADQAPLEEDVMISSVVRIEEAQEKVAERAEEELLEEERDKAGKKVEKNQPEQSLQIHTNFEPIQSMVAESQENSSNEESSTDGNKLLKSMSSVLSSLQKSMLKSLNTQEEERKDFAEIIKVLNELDNTLKKNTGGDRGGRNSSGGRSRLSNVDQGGRANGGDRGGRSSGGGRGGRSYPPYLNMLPGQDMSPTDPRVKREEQ, encoded by the exons ATGAAAGTTTTGAAGAAGCTGAACGACATCATGGATGGCTACGTCTCGGTAACTTCTcgacacattcatggcgccaATTGCTCTGGTGCAAAACCTCTCAATGATGATGAAGTTATGGATATTATTGATGATGACAACGATGCAGATGAACTAGATGTTGTtctcttgatcgaattcgggaatctttctgccgaagagagac aagaagttcgtGTAGAAGATGTGATTGAGGAGGCTGATCAAGCTCCTCTAGAAGAAGATGTTATGATATCCTCTGTTGTGAGAATAGAGGAAGCTCAAGAGAAAGTGGCCGAG agagctgaagaagaaCTGTTAGAAGAAGAGCGAGACAAAGCTGGTAAGAAAGTCGAGAAaaatcaaccggagcaatccttgcaaattcatacaaactttgagccgaTTCAAAGTATGGTAGCAGAGTCTCAAGAAAattcatcaaatgaagaatcCTCTACTGACGGTAACAAGCTATTGAAGTCTATGTCTTCTgtgctctcatctcttcagaagagcaTGCTAAAGTCCTTGAATActcaggaagaagaaagaaaggatttTGCTGAAATTATCAAAGTTCTCAATGAGTTGGAcaacactttgaagaagaacac cggtggtgatcgtggaggcaGAAATAGTAGTGGTGGCCGTagtaggctatccaatgttgatcaaggtggtCGTGCCAATGGTGGTGACCGTGGTGGAAGATCAAGTGgaggcggtcgtggtggtcgcagtTATCCTCCTTATCTCAACATGCTTCCCGGCCAAGacatgagtccaaccgatcctcgagttaaaagggaagaacaataa
- the LOC124921096 gene encoding WD repeat-containing protein LWD1-like, producing MVAARSDQNQDGSDEQQRRSEIYTYEAPWNIYAMNWSVRRDKQYRLVIASLLEQYSNRVEIVHLDDSNGEIKSDTNLSFDHPYPPTKAIFIPDKECQKPDLLATSSDFLRIWGITEERVELRSLLNNNSNSKFCGPITSFDWNEAEPKRVGTSSIDTTCTIWDIERETVDTQLIAHDKEVYDIAWGGVGVFASVSADGSVRVFDLRDKEHSTIIYESSEPDTPLVRLGWNKQDPRYMATVIMDSAKVVVLDIRFPTLPVVELQRHQAGVNAIAWAPHSSCHICTAGDDSQALIWDLSSMGQQPVDGGLDPILAYSAGAEIEQLQWSSSLPDWVAIAFSSKLQILRV from the coding sequence ATGGTGGCGGCAAGAAGCGACCAGAACCAAGATGGATCAGACGAACAACAAAGGCGATCGGAGATCTACACATACGAAGCTCCATGGAACATATACGCAATGAATTGGAGTGTCCGTCGCGACAAACAGTACCGTTTAGTGATAGCCAGCTTACTAGAGCAGTATTCAAATAGGGTCGAAATTGTCCATCTTGATGACTCCAACGGTGAGATAAAATCAGACACAAACCTCTCCTTCGACCATCCATACCCACCCACGAAGGCCATCTTCATCCCAGACAAGGAATGTCAAAAACCCGACTTACTAGCAACATCCAGCGATTTCCTTCGTATTTGGGGAATCACTGAAGAACGAGTTGAGCTTAGAAGCCTCTTGAATAACAATAGTAACAGCAAATTTTGCGGTCCAATAACCTCCTTCGATTGGAACGAGGCAGAACCGAAGCGAGTGGGAACTTCCAGCATCGACACGACTTGCACCATATGGGACATTGAACGCGAAACTGTAGACACTCAGTTAATCGCACACGATAAAGAGGTTTACGATATCGCATGGGGTGGGGTTGGTGTTTTCGCATCTGTTTCTGCTGATGGGTCGGTTAGGGTTTTCGATCTGAGAGATAAAGAGCACTCGACCATTATATATGAGAGCTCGGAACCTGATACTCCTTTGGTTCGACTTGGATGGAACAAGCAGGATCCTAGGTACATGGCTACTGTTATTATGGATAGTGCTAAGGTAGTTGTGCTCGATATTCGCTTTCCAACTCTACCGGTTGTGGAATTACAGAGACATCAGGCAGGTGTTAATGCGATAGCATGGGCTCCTCATAGTTCATGTCACATATGTACTGCTGGTGACGATTCTCAGGCGCTTATTTGGGATTTGTCTTCGATGGGGCAGCAGCCAGTTGATGGTGGTTTGGATCCGATTCTAGCGTATTCTGCTGGTGCTGAAATCGAGCAATTGCAGTGGTCATCGTCATTGCCTGATTGGGTTGCTATTGCTTTCTCTAGTAAGCTTCAAATTCTTAGGGTATGA
- the LOC124922578 gene encoding zinc finger protein CONSTANS-LIKE 14-like, producing MYGHNHNDDFTTSAVLSGQSRPDPLTIPATASIARFDGSFQNMGRVAPHFIWSGDFQGIENYRLSERPLLNEESYSSIIEGMNRVCRYSPEEKKQRIQRYRNKRNQRNFNKTIKYACRKTLADSRIRIRGRFARNDEIEKEDRDEEEEEEYDENWTNFLQMFQF from the exons ATGTACGGGCACAATCACAACGACGATTTCACCACTTCAGCGGTTCTTTCCGGCCAATCTAGGCCGGATCCTCTGACCATTCCGGCGACGGCGAGCATTGCCAGATTTGATGGGTCCTTCCAGAATATGGGCCGAGTTGCTCCTCATTTCATTTGGTCCGGCGATTTTCAG GGAATAGAAAATTATAGGCTGTCGGAGAGGCCATTGTTGAATGAGGAAAGCTATAGCAGCATCATAGAGGGGATGAACAGGGTCTGTCGTTACAGTCCggaggagaagaaacagagaaTTCAGAGGTACAGAAACAAGAGAAACCAAAGGAACTTCAACAAGACCATTaag TATGCATGTAGGAAAACGTTGGCCGACAGCAGGATACGCATTAGGGGGCGTTTCGCTAGAAATGACGAAATAGAGAAGGAAGAtcgtgatgaagaagaagaagaagagtacgACGAGAATTGGACCAACTTTCTTCAAATGTTTCAATTTTAG